The genomic segment TTACTGACATCCAGCACATGCCCACAAGTAATAAATAAAGAGTAAACATGTTCAATTTCATTttcttaatgattttttttttactgtcccttGCCAttgttatgatgtttgcaatgatTCAAAGTGGTTTATATattgcaaacatgtttttttgtttttggtaagtctgtgttatGGTGCTTTCACTGGAGTTCAAAGGCAGCTTTTCAGTTCTAAGTGCCTGCTATAGATGTATGTGATGTAGATCAGCCAAAGCAAGCTTATGGAAGGAACAGTCAGCACCATATTGTGATTtgacactttggatcaagtttcctgttttgctggcaatacactgttgttgcactagatggcgctggagATTACCAATGTAAAACACTTTGGCAGATCTAGCTGACactacatatgtctatggcaggcaaagCAAATCTTCAAAGCATCTTAACACAGAATCACTCAATAAGAATGCTTGCAAAAATCATAACATGTaagagcaaaaaaaagaaaatgacatttgaagcttccTGCACTTACTCTTCAAGGCATGTTTATTTATAACTTTAGATTCAGAGCCAGTTACTTGTTTGAAAGGAAAGCAGTGCAGCTATATAAACATCAAGACTGCAAACCATACAGAAATAcagggatatatatataaaaaaaacatcatgttaAAAAATAAGCATGTATAAAGAGGCAGCATTCTCATTCTCTGGTCTTTGTGATTGTACAAGCTCCACGATAACAAAGTTAACACAGCCAAATTTACAATCAGAGAAAGAAGTAATCATCAGTTAAATGGTGAAAAGTCTGcataattatatttataaaaagatTAAAGTCACTAGAACTGTAATAGTTACACATCAGGGGTCCTTctagtttattcatttttttatttaattttagaaaAAAGTGCCGCgatgatttctttaaaaaaaaacaagccctaACCAATCATGATTAGTGCCGCTAGACATTTTTATTAGCTCTTTGAGGTGCTCGGAATATCCTAAAACAATACACTTTGACTTTCTAAAGGTATTTAACTCCAATTCAGAAAACAACCTTCCCATATGCAATTACACATGTGCACACTGTAGCAAGCTTTTCACATGCTTACACAGTACTGTACTAttcatttaccatgctttcaccatgcttgGGTTTGCTACCAAGGTGCACCCTGGGAAACTGCACAGACAGATTCCTGTTGTTTTGGAGGCTGGCTCAAGAAAGTTGTTGGGTTAGAATAGCAGATTCTGCAAAAGTAATCCTAACGGTGTTGCTAGCAGCATTAGAGATTCGACCATAAAGAAAGGCAATTTTAAAACGGTCATGGAAATTTGACTTTTTTCAGCTGTAGTCACTCAATGTGACAGCTGCCATACCACTTTCACTGCTCCCCTCATCTTGATGAGTTGCTATTAAATCCCTTCACTCACTTTGAAATCCACCCCATTGTGATTTAAGGGATGGAAATGTGAGATTAACAAATGGTGTTAGAAATCAAACGTTTAACTAGGGAGGCAGTGGACAAGGTACTGCGGATAATTAACCTTTGTTAATACACCTTTAAAGCTTAAAGTTATCGTATTAACAGGGACTCGTTGTGGTGTTATTCACAAAGcaaatttacatatatatatctataaaccCAGATTAATAAATCATGTTAGCCTTTACatgcattattaaaatgtatgtcaGGTTTGTCAGGTTAGCACTAGTCTTGAACTGCCTTACCTAAATTAAAGTGTGGATACCTTCCATTATATTTTGTATATGCAGCATgagtataaataaaaacacttttcccCTAAACGCTGGCTGTCAAGTCAAGACGCCTGGATTTCTCTCAAAACAGGTCCACTTCAGTTATCATGAAAAACAAGAGTACAAGTGCCGATTCCTTAGCGTGCGCTTGTCTGCCTCGTTCACGTCCGCTCAGGTTCTGTCATTTCTGAATCCGACTCCTTGTCTGGGAATTCCAGTTTTTCACACTGCAGCAGCTTTATAGGAAGGTACTGTTGAATCTCATTGGGGTCTGTGTAAAACGCAGGGGGAACGTTCTAAACAGAACAGAGAAAGCATAGACGCCAGTATTAATAAAGACTCCAGAAACACAATTCATTATTAAGACATCATGGAATGATCCTAAACATCTTACAAACCGTAGACAGACATGTGTTTTGATATCAATGTCTTCATGTGTTCAGAAGAAACAAGACACTGAAAATATCTCTAAAGATGCACTTTCTTCGTGAAGTTATGGATGAGATACCAACAGCTTTTAAACTGATTTGAAGGGGTTTGATAAACATAAAGACTATTTATATATAGAGTTTTCTTTTGTGCAGTTCTTAATTACCTGGAGGTTTGCAATCTTGCTTTCTCGAGTACTGAACTCACGCAGCATGTAATTTGTGCCTGTCTGGATAAAATGAGAAAAACAAtgcgtttaaaaaaattaaacccaATATATTCTCTTTAAACAGTTTTGaatacactaaaaacaaaacaattctcaGCAGTTGACACTATCCTACTGATCCACTGTACACCTCTGCGGATCTAAAACAGAAATAGTTTAAACGCTTACCTCGTGGTAGAGTCTTGTGTCATTCGTCCGAATAAGCACTCCGTCAACTCGCAAAAAGAATCTCATCAACACAAAGAAACTGGTGGGCATGACTCTctgcacaacaacaaaaaaatcatatttaaacaGCAAGCAGGGTGAGACGTTGGAAATCTGTTTGACTTGAAGTCACTTTTGCATCATCAAGAGACATGATTATTATTAAATCCAGCCACTTTTTATGTAAAAACAGAGGAACCATTTTTGATAGTTTTAAAACAACTGTACGTTAGTTTAGGGGAATGCTGTACATTTAGCCACTGTGTatgattatttattaaatttaagACTTGATTAAACACTGTTTCAGTGTACTCCACGTACTTCATGATGTTTTAGGGAGATCTGCCTCTAACATCCATAACTATTAggcactcaatagtgctgaactAAAGGAAACTGACACATGTTTACACTACAAGtcttttgaagacattgaaaaagatttcTAGTCGAAACGATACGTCAAtgaatttttatttcttttagtatttctaaagacATGTCAATAAGTTCAATAATCCAGCCTGTATGTAATAAATGCACACATTAAGGTCTCTGCAGAGGCACTTTTCAAAAAACCTTGCTGAACTGACATAGGCCTTGTCCTAGGAACCCAAAGTACACCACAAAACATAATAAACCAATAACTCCAATGTGAAGaaatatttatagaaaaaaaaattacatatatttatatatatagtccCGCAGTATTACTTACAATTTTTACGCTAACCATTGAGACCCCATGATCATGCAGCTCATCTTCAAACAATAAAACATCTTCAAAGAACATAATCTGTTCTCTGGCTTTTAGTTTCTCCATATCTATACGATCATCTGTAGTAGTGACCTGGAAATGGGCAGAAAGGCACATCATTTCAAGATGTGGGTTGTTCTTCGTTTTACATACAAGGGTTGAGACAAATAATTTTGAAAACCTGCCACATGTGGCACACACATTTCTGCAGGCAGGCTGATATTACTGTAGCACGTCACAGACAATGAAAACATAATTACCTTGAACTTCAAATTATCCCCCAGCAATGTGCCTTTATAGTCTGTAGTGTACGTCCAGTCGTAACGTTTCACAACTTCTTTAGAATGCTCCGAGTCTGCTCTGTAAATCCCAAGAAGTTTGCAACTTAATGCTTGATCTggcattgtatgtgtgtgtgtgtgtgtgctttacaaacaaactgattttttttttttaagtatcagTTGTTTTCTTACCTAGTTTCCTGCCACTCCTGTGCACAGGCCACCTTCACTGAATCCTGCAAGTTATTCACACACTTCAGTGCGTCTATAGCATTGAACTGGATCCCAAAGCTGTCCGTGTGCTGTATCCGCAGCACATTGTCCCCAAACAGCATCTCGGGAAGGGAAGGCATGTGCATTTCTTCAGCTAAActgtcaagtaaaaaaaaacaagcttggtTTAAAGGCAGCACTGAAATACATTACCCGAACGAAAGAGAAACTCACTATGACACAATCGGAAGGCATTCTTACCGTTCAATATCTTTAGATTTCATGATGTGCGTTTTCACTGCTGTTACCTGCCATGGTCCAAATGTGAAACCCTGTTTACTGCTTTTAAACCCGTGTGTCATCATAGCTGCAGGTGTTACCTGCGAAACACAAACCTAAAAGATCATTCACTTTTTCATGAGACGATCTGCTTCATATATATGAAAATATTGTATTACTAAAATTGAAAGCACGTCTACCATGGGGTGGCTAGTTCCTATAAGAAGAaaggactttttaaaatgctgcccAACTTCAATGACGTGATCGAAATGAGGTCCATTAGGTGCTGGGGTTGGCTGGGATGGGGATATCAACCACAATATTGTACTATTATTTAGACAGATAAAAATCCTGACAGTAGCAATTTGAATTAAAATATGACCTCAGGGACCATCTCAGAATGCAACCCCATTACCGTGTCTAGTCAATCAATCACAAGTTATTCCCTTTTAAACGTGACATTTTCAGTATGCAGTATGTACTTGGATGGGTTCAGTGAAAACTCCATATCCCTGAAATGAATGCAGCAAGAAAATGGCAATATTGTGGAGTAAAGCAAAATGGACTGTTTGACGAGGTCTGATCACTTCTGGGATATTGACCCAAGACCCTCAGGATTTGCTTACTGGAATTAACTTAATCGGGTATAAGGGTATAATATACATGTTTTGGGTCTTGAAATTCAACCTTTTCCTATCTGAACACAACCAATAAGAACAACCTAAACTCCAAAGTTACCCAGACAGTTCTTGTGAACCAGCCCCCTGTGGCTGCGGCGAAAGGGTTATATTTCAATATAAATTAATTTCCGATCAATCAATTATTACGCCATACAAGTACAACATGTCCTTTTTGATTATAATGGATTGCAAGTATCGAACACCAAATAGTACAGTATTGTTCCGCTGGTAAATTTTAAATCTTAGCTGTAATCGATTTTCACATTTCGGTACCGTAAGATATTGTCAGACGTTGGTATTTTTGCAGACACAGGCTGTAGTTACTGCTGATTTCAAAGTCAAccccaacaaaaaacaaatgcaattacGAAACTAAAATTCTCAACTTTCTACAGACTGAGGAGAGATACACACAAGCCatctaaatacaacaaaaaagacAACGCTTCTCACGTTACAAACacgttttaaatgttaaaagtcTCCACATTGTACGAGCAACATAACACATTATGTAAGGCAATGTCCTaccttttattaatattttttgtttaataaatttttttaaatgtgtaggaacagtttttttttttctaaacacagCTTCTTAGTTGCGCTTCATTAAAATCCCTCCGATGTGATCGTAATAGCCTTTCAGTATTTAGTTCCGAGTGGAAAACAGGAAAAATGGGATTTACAGAAACAGTGGTGTCAATTAATTTTTCCAGTTGGAAATACGTTGTCGatattttgtctgtgtgatttgaTAAACTGGATTAAAAGTTAAATGCCGCACAAATAagcgtctgttttgttttttttaatccgacGCTTAAAAAGTTCCGAGGGGAAACAAAAGTGTCGTGTGCTTGGTGTCCTAAGACGAGGGGACACTAGCTACATGTTGCTTGAAAGATGTAGAAAGGGATACTTTTTTGTAGTAGAAAGTGTCGTATAAGATACAAGTTTCAGGTAACTTCATTGCAAGCAACTGTATCAAAGGACTGTTGATTATCTAGAAGCAACATTACATCATAGAATAAATCAGCCAATGAAAGTGATGTAAAAAGTCATGTGACTAGCTTCTTTGCtggcgaaaaaaaagaaaagaaaaatggcgGAGATAATGACTGCAAAGCCGGTGTGGAATATTGTGAGAGACGACTCTCCTTATCGTTTTTTTCATATATACACACGTTTAAGAATAAAGTTTATTATATGGTGAAAATTATGTAGACACTCAAAACACTAATACACTTTTTGGTAGGAAATATCATCTATGTATTGTTTTCTCTGTCCATCAACATTATATCTACAATTTCTACATACTGAAGAATAGTGTCCCCTTAAATCTGAAGCAACAATGTAGAAACAACAGATTTCATTCTACATTTTCTAGCAACACGTAGATTAGTGTCCCCTTGGCTCAAAACAGATGCAGAGCTCGGAACGTTTACACaattaccagaatgcattggggtgtgagtcgAAGGGCCTGAACAGTCATGGTAACCCTATGTACGCTGTATTACTACtagaaataagtaaaaaaaaaaaaaaaaaaaaggttatcatAACAGCGCTGGTCTGAATATGGTATGCTGTTAGATCCCAGTTggcattcattttaattttcatcAAGGGCTTTTGATTGAACACCAAGAATAACCAGAGTGTGAAGGTGGCATTAGCTCTGGCAAACGTTACGCTAGGAAATTATTGATATCTTTTAAAGCaatattttccattaaaaaatgtgTCCTTATGCTGAGTGCTTTTCAGCTTTCCCTCAGTGTACCTTTTTTTCCAGTGATACAGAAGTAACAAGGGAATGCAAGCCTGTCTATACGGAGGTAATGCCTcataaaaacatgtttatcaGCTCCGAATAGCCTTTCAGTTCCCACACAGAGACTGTTTGGGAGCATATGAGGTCAATTATCTTGGCTCTGGATACTGGAGCCAAACCTCACACAAAATCCCAGATGACAATTCCCAGGTTAAATAAGCACCAATCACCTCAGCTTGATAGCTAAACAGCACAGCTAGAAAGAGTATTTTTAGAAGCAGATTGGGTGGGTGTTTTTGTCAGATTATCACAACTACCTATACACTGTAAGATACTGAagttgtttgccttttttattagatttgtaatcaacaatgtttttttttttcaagcactgAGTCTGAAGTTCGTCCACAGGGCACAGGCCACAAACCTGCCCTGGAGGATCTGCCCTCTTAAGGTTTATAGGGCAATTGTCACATCAGATCATTAACAAAGCTGAAAAATGAAAAGCACTCATCAAACACGAGCAATCATGCTTTcatgaaaaattaaaaataagagcTGAATGCAAAAAAAGGAGACATTTCCAGGTCAAAGCAAACACGTTGCAGCCACAGTCCTTCATCAGTGTCACAGACCAACAAAAGTGTAGTACAGATAGTGGTTATCATGTGTGTTAAATCACACAGTTTAATTTATTAGAGCAAAGgctttgaaatatgtattttgtttatgatttaaaaaCCTGTCATATGAAATGTATCCACCTTTACAACAgatggatgttttttttgttttgttttgttttgttttattgttggaAATGGGAAAGTTTCTCAGGGGACCTGGCTGGCCATAGGCTGGCTACCATCTGGCAGCTCCCAGATCCAGTATCCAAAAAGAATTCCAGGTACTGAATCCTGCTCCCATGATGATCATTACGGGTCGTGGCGCGCCTGTACAGTGTATGGTGTCCCCTTGGTAGGTTCATTTTCTGTGACGCAAAAAAgccaaccaaaaaaaacaaaaaaccctacaTCAAATAGTTGTATAAGCATACATGTAGTTCTAGAAATATCCTCTAAGTGTCTCCCTATCACAACTGTTGTCTAAATGTATGCTAATAAAAGTTTGTGTGCACGTTTATTTAAACATCtgaattcaacaacaacaaaacccgATCATGTAAGCTGTAATACAAAAGCagagaaaaatacatttgaatacatttaatcAAAACCCCTTTACCAAGGTTTGACAATAACCCTGTAAAGTTTTGTTTATCCTAAAAGTTAGTAGGTGCAATtaaatgattgttttaaaatggtgGAAAACTTCATGCTATAATTTCATAATCAGGTCATATATGTTTTGTGATTGTTCACTGCTGCTCCAGGCAGTATTGAAGTtggtatgtatgtactgtatgcatgcaCGTATGAATGTATGcacagtatatatgtatgtactgtatgcatgcaCTTATGAATGTATGcacagtatatatgtatgtactgtatgcatgcaCTTATGAATGTATGCACAGTATATATGTGTTTTAGTTTTATGTTCCACTGGTTCACAGGTAATCTCTAAGGCCTCAGAGATTGTCTACTAAACAGCatataaagcttttaaaaaaacatctgaaaCAGACAACAAGAATTAGCAGCAGATTTATTGCACACAAAAAAACGAAACACAACAACACATCTTAGTAAATGTATCGAAAGACGGCTgagtttatacagtacagtacatagatACATAAATTACCCAACTAATTGTAAACATTCTTAAACATTTCTACTCCTGCCATTAATTGCGCTGTATACACAGATAACGACAATCAATTTAATAGACACATACATTAAAGTTTTGGTTAGTAAAAATGATGACATGTTCAATATCCATTCATGTTTTACAGCCTCAAAAGATTTTGTTTaaaccatacatttttaaaaaatatttttattatttattcaatcaTTCAATCgtttaatgaatatattttttaaataataagaacTGACAATAAAAGatgctttaaaatgtacacattcaAACACGCATTCAAAACATTCACCGTTGTTGTATTCTGCTTCGGGTTCCCTTTAGTGCTTTTCAACCTGTGATGCTGACTTGGGTTTGATGTATATTTGAAGCAGTCTGTAATGTGTGTAGCTGGTGTTAACGAATATGCCTGTCTTTAAGAAGCCCTTACGTCTGTGAAGATATAGCCTAATCTCTGgttgtaaatacaaaatgtatattcaaaaggtatattttaaaaataaaaacattaactcCATTTTTGCTTGTGCTCCTCTTTCTTGTGATTCTTAAATTGTGCTTTCCCAGTAAAATAACCTGTGCTGGTAAATTAGGCATAGCGGTGGTGGTTTTGTAAGTGCCGCGCTCACGCTGTGCCCCTCCGTCCTTATTTCGCTCCCCCCATTACAAATACAGGTAActgtaaatacaattaaaaatatattggtACATTGGTCAAATATGCCGCGTACTGTAACTCCATACACGATTTCTATACAGTCGGTTATTGTTATTGAAATGTGAATCTAACCTTTGACTTGTGGATTATTTGCACTATTGCTTTCCTTATTTCTTGTAATTTTATCCCATAAATGATAGGATTGAGAAGCGGGGGGGTAATTAATAATTGTAAGGACATGAAGCTGCGTGCATGAAAAGGCACATTGGTGTTTTCAAGCCGATTGCTACTAACCTCAAAAAGAATGTTCCCGGTATAGTTGAGAAAAGTGACAATGTGTGGTATGCAGGTATTAAGCGCTTTGACTCGACTTTCAGAGGAAGCTTTTAAGCAAGCACCGAGTATTT from the Acipenser ruthenus chromosome 9, fAciRut3.2 maternal haplotype, whole genome shotgun sequence genome contains:
- the LOC117407516 gene encoding TIP41-like protein isoform X2, which gives rise to MMTHGFKSSKQGFTFGPWQVTAVKTHIMKSKDIERLAEEMHMPSLPEMLFGDNVLRIQHTDSFGIQFNAIDALKCVNNLQDSVKVACAQEWQETRADSEHSKEVVKRYDWTYTTDYKGTLLGDNLKFKVTTTDDRIDMEKLKAREQIMFFEDVLLFEDELHDHGVSMVSVKIRVMPTSFFVLMRFFLRVDGVLIRTNDTRLYHETGTNYMLREFSTRESKIANLQNVPPAFYTDPNEIQQYLPIKLLQCEKLEFPDKESDSEMTEPERT
- the LOC117407516 gene encoding TIP41-like protein isoform X1, producing the protein MVTPAAMMTHGFKSSKQGFTFGPWQVTAVKTHIMKSKDIERLAEEMHMPSLPEMLFGDNVLRIQHTDSFGIQFNAIDALKCVNNLQDSVKVACAQEWQETRADSEHSKEVVKRYDWTYTTDYKGTLLGDNLKFKVTTTDDRIDMEKLKAREQIMFFEDVLLFEDELHDHGVSMVSVKIRVMPTSFFVLMRFFLRVDGVLIRTNDTRLYHETGTNYMLREFSTRESKIANLQNVPPAFYTDPNEIQQYLPIKLLQCEKLEFPDKESDSEMTEPERT